The Paraburkholderia sp. SOS3 genome includes a region encoding these proteins:
- a CDS encoding aldo/keto reductase: MQITPSRTIRIGRSTVARLGYGAMRTTGPLAFGEPADRAAMRNVLRRAVELGVNFIDTADIYGPQISEQLISEALSPYREDIVIATKAGYAYGGPNTPPPLRAIGRPEYIFQQVELSLRNLKVEALDLWQLHDVDPAIPIEETLGAAARLQEQGKIKDIGLSNVTLQHIERARKVVDIVSVQHLFNIAYREQQPIVEYCEAHDMAFLPYFPLGGALMPMPDAALARAAARHGATGAQLCLAWLLHFSPAILPIPGTSSIQHLEENMKAVDLMLTGEQWAAVERDIAAERKVG, from the coding sequence ATGCAAATCACTCCATCACGGACCATTCGAATTGGACGATCGACGGTCGCGCGGCTCGGCTATGGTGCAATGCGCACGACAGGGCCACTAGCATTCGGCGAACCGGCAGACCGGGCCGCGATGCGCAACGTGCTACGGCGCGCCGTCGAGCTTGGCGTCAACTTTATCGATACCGCCGACATATATGGCCCGCAGATAAGCGAACAGCTTATTTCAGAGGCGCTGTCGCCCTACAGGGAGGACATCGTCATCGCAACGAAGGCCGGCTATGCCTATGGCGGACCTAACACGCCGCCGCCGTTGCGCGCTATCGGACGCCCTGAATACATATTCCAGCAGGTGGAACTTAGCCTGCGCAATCTCAAGGTCGAAGCGTTAGACCTCTGGCAGCTTCACGACGTCGATCCGGCCATACCGATCGAAGAAACACTCGGCGCAGCGGCAAGATTGCAGGAGCAGGGCAAGATCAAGGACATCGGCCTGAGCAACGTGACCTTGCAGCATATCGAGCGGGCACGCAAAGTCGTAGACATCGTGAGCGTGCAACATCTGTTCAACATCGCATATCGTGAGCAGCAGCCGATCGTGGAATATTGCGAGGCGCACGACATGGCCTTCCTGCCTTATTTTCCGCTCGGCGGAGCGTTGATGCCGATGCCGGATGCTGCGCTTGCACGGGCTGCAGCGCGTCACGGCGCAACCGGTGCGCAGCTTTGCCTCGCCTGGCTCCTGCACTTCAGTCCCGCGATCCTGCCTATTCCGGGCACGTCGTCTATCCAGCACCTCGAAGAGAATATGAAAGCGGTCGACCTGATGTTGACGGGCGAACAATGGGCCGCCGTGGAGCGCGACATCGCCGCGGAGCGCAAGGTTGGCTAG
- a CDS encoding YkgB family protein — protein MNYLVNILGRSGLLKHDLDYHLLRAAMVVIFAWFGYDKWFNAEITGLVPLITHGPLIFWMIPVLGISGTSILLGTAEWTFCSLLFLGFWNKKLGVLGALGSTFSFIATFSIFPFAPGAWEPAAGGFPAMTIVSAFLLKDLVLLVVSIYLLKQDVSRVIEARGSADQRNPSLHKLAA, from the coding sequence ATGAATTACCTCGTCAACATACTAGGCCGTTCGGGCCTTTTGAAGCACGACCTCGACTACCACCTGCTGCGCGCCGCGATGGTGGTGATCTTCGCGTGGTTCGGCTACGACAAATGGTTCAACGCCGAAATCACGGGGCTGGTTCCACTGATCACGCACGGCCCCCTTATCTTCTGGATGATTCCGGTGCTGGGCATTAGCGGCACGAGCATTCTGCTCGGAACCGCAGAATGGACTTTCTGCTCGCTACTGTTCCTTGGGTTCTGGAACAAGAAACTGGGCGTGCTGGGAGCGCTAGGTTCCACGTTCAGCTTCATCGCCACGTTCTCGATCTTCCCGTTCGCTCCAGGCGCATGGGAACCCGCTGCGGGAGGGTTTCCTGCGATGACCATCGTGTCAGCCTTCCTTTTGAAAGACCTTGTTTTGCTCGTCGTTTCCATCTACCTGCTCAAGCAGGACGTGTCCCGCGTGATCGAGGCGCGCGGCTCTGCCGATCAACGGAATCCCTCCCTCCACAAACTGGCCGCGTAA